A genomic region of Glycine max cultivar Williams 82 chromosome 15, Glycine_max_v4.0, whole genome shotgun sequence contains the following coding sequences:
- the LOC100305630 gene encoding 30S ribosomal protein S16-2, chloroplastic/mitochondrial-like yields the protein MVVRIRLSRLGCKNKPFYRVMAADSRSPRDGKHLEVLGYYNPLPGQDGGKRMGLNFDRVKYWLSVGAQPSEPVERLLFRAGMLPPPPMVAMGRKGGPRDTRPVDALTGRVLNQEKAANANNNEQQHDTPENP from the exons ATGGTGGTGAGGATTCGGCTATCCCGGTTGGGATGTAAGAACAAACCCTTCTATCGGGTCATGGCCGCTGATAGCAGATCCCCTAGAGATGGCAAACACCTCGAAGTTCTCGGTTACTACAATCCCTTACCAG GTCAAGATGGTGGCAAGAGAATGGGTCTCAACTTCGACAGAGTGAA GTATTGGCTTTCTGTTGGAGCTCAGCCTTCGGAGCCTGTGGAGCGGCTTCTATTCCGAGCTGGAATGCTGCCCCCACCTCCGATGGTGGCAATGGGGCGTAAAGGTGGACCACGTGATACTCGCCCAGTTGATGCTCTCACTGGACGTGTGCTAAATCAAGAAAAGGCAGCTAATGCCAATAACAATGAGCAGCAGCATGACACTCCTGAAAACCCTTAA